One part of the Actinotignum schaalii genome encodes these proteins:
- a CDS encoding DUF1003 domain-containing protein, with translation MANDFNEPLERRSRLFRRRRRKDPEAAGRAAESIARFQGTASFLVYLTIFVVAWLAWNTMAPEKWQFDSAEFGFTALTLMLSLQASYASPLILLAQNRQDARDKVSAEQDRQRADRNLADTEYLMREIAGLRDAVGDMATRDFVRSELRDLLHELDDRNIDRAAEREERIRELQEELDAVKAQREARDTPVDPGDDHARAALDRPREEPGAHE, from the coding sequence GTGGCTAATGATTTCAATGAACCACTCGAACGCCGCAGCCGCTTGTTTCGGCGCCGGCGCCGCAAGGATCCGGAAGCTGCCGGGCGCGCCGCGGAAAGCATTGCCCGCTTCCAGGGCACCGCGAGTTTCCTGGTTTATCTGACCATTTTCGTGGTGGCGTGGCTGGCGTGGAACACCATGGCCCCCGAAAAATGGCAATTCGATTCCGCTGAATTCGGTTTCACCGCGCTCACTCTCATGCTTTCCTTGCAGGCCTCCTACGCTTCACCCCTCATCCTGCTGGCCCAGAACCGCCAGGATGCGCGTGACAAAGTGAGCGCTGAGCAGGATCGCCAGCGTGCTGATCGCAACCTGGCGGATACCGAATACCTCATGCGTGAAATTGCGGGTTTGCGCGATGCGGTGGGCGATATGGCCACTCGTGATTTTGTGCGTTCGGAATTGCGCGATTTGCTCCATGAACTGGATGACCGCAATATTGACCGCGCCGCCGAACGCGAAGAACGCATCCGCGAATTGCAAGAAGAACTCGATGCGGTCAAAGCCCAGCGCGAAGCCCGTGATACTCCCGTTGATC